In Streptomyces sp. SN-593, a single genomic region encodes these proteins:
- a CDS encoding N-acetylmuramoyl-L-alanine amidase — protein sequence MGATLVVAGAVSAPAALASQNGDGAAAGAGASGEQQDFADAAHESKVPESVLMAVAYQESRWDVHQGHNTSGGYGPMSLTDVTPSMVADGGAGAVGRSDLASLAADPSLHTLTAAAKLLSVPAQDVRTDRRSNIRAAAALLASYEKQLKGGTPADPAQWYAAVARYSGSSDQSAASGFADRVFATMKAGARRTTAQGQQLRLAPQPSLRGDTGGLSALHLKRTSSAGTDCPVRLDCRSAPAATTNYQVANRPADGMTIDYIVIHDTETSYQTAIDGFQNPATGDAANYVMRSSDGAVTQSVADKDIAFQAGNYWLNMHSVGIEHEGYAAHGATWYTQVQYENTAELVKYLAAKYHVKLDREHIIGHDNVPGPVDSLVSGMHWDPGPYWDWNQFMDLLGAPTDQGGHGVGPVGTAVTIAPDFASDQQTVEVCPADDPTGATTACTDRTAPSSTLYVRTAPSATAPLVSDPYVHADGSPGTDEINDWSATVSAGQQFVVAGRQGEWTAVWYGGQKVWFDNPGGVNTVRARGVRILTTSGGTAAPLYGEAYPDASEYPAGLAPDTAPAFGRYAFPAGQAYVATAQPAHRDDFYPANGTTRPTETYIPGAGTVYTIQYDHRLALVDSSAVTVG from the coding sequence GTGGGCGCGACGCTGGTCGTGGCGGGCGCCGTGTCGGCGCCGGCGGCGCTGGCCAGCCAGAACGGTGACGGCGCGGCCGCGGGCGCGGGCGCCTCGGGCGAGCAGCAGGACTTCGCCGACGCCGCCCACGAGTCGAAGGTGCCGGAGTCGGTGCTGATGGCGGTGGCCTACCAGGAGTCCCGGTGGGACGTCCACCAGGGCCACAACACCAGCGGCGGGTACGGGCCGATGAGCCTGACCGACGTGACGCCGTCGATGGTCGCGGACGGCGGCGCCGGCGCGGTGGGTCGCTCCGACCTGGCCTCCCTGGCGGCCGACCCGTCGCTGCACACGCTGACCGCCGCGGCGAAGCTGCTCTCGGTGCCCGCGCAGGACGTGCGCACCGACCGCCGCTCCAACATCCGCGCCGCGGCCGCGCTGCTCGCGTCGTACGAGAAGCAGCTCAAGGGCGGCACCCCGGCGGACCCGGCCCAGTGGTACGCCGCGGTGGCCCGCTACAGCGGCTCCTCGGACCAGTCGGCCGCTTCGGGCTTCGCGGACCGGGTGTTCGCCACCATGAAGGCGGGCGCCCGGCGCACCACAGCGCAGGGCCAGCAACTGCGCCTGGCGCCCCAGCCCTCGCTGCGCGGGGACACCGGCGGCCTGTCGGCCCTGCACCTGAAGCGGACGTCGTCGGCCGGCACCGACTGCCCGGTGCGGTTGGACTGCCGGTCGGCGCCCGCGGCGACGACCAACTACCAGGTCGCGAACCGCCCGGCCGACGGGATGACGATCGACTACATCGTCATCCACGACACCGAGACGTCGTACCAGACGGCCATCGACGGCTTCCAGAACCCGGCGACCGGCGACGCGGCGAACTACGTGATGCGCTCCTCGGACGGCGCGGTCACCCAGTCCGTGGCCGACAAGGACATCGCCTTCCAGGCCGGCAACTACTGGCTCAACATGCACTCGGTCGGCATCGAGCACGAGGGCTACGCGGCCCACGGCGCCACCTGGTACACGCAGGTCCAGTACGAGAACACCGCCGAACTGGTGAAGTACCTGGCGGCGAAGTACCACGTGAAGCTGGACCGCGAGCACATCATCGGCCACGACAACGTGCCCGGCCCGGTCGACTCGCTCGTCTCCGGCATGCACTGGGACCCGGGGCCGTACTGGGACTGGAACCAGTTCATGGACCTGCTCGGCGCGCCGACCGACCAGGGCGGCCACGGCGTGGGCCCGGTCGGCACCGCCGTGACGATCGCCCCGGACTTCGCGTCCGACCAGCAGACGGTGGAGGTCTGTCCGGCCGACGACCCGACCGGCGCCACCACCGCGTGCACCGACCGGACCGCCCCGTCCAGCACCCTGTACGTGCGGACCGCGCCCAGCGCGACCGCGCCCCTGGTGAGCGACCCGTACGTGCACGCCGACGGCTCGCCGGGCACGGACGAGATCAACGACTGGAGCGCCACGGTCTCGGCGGGGCAGCAGTTCGTCGTCGCCGGGCGGCAGGGCGAGTGGACGGCCGTCTGGTACGGCGGCCAGAAGGTGTGGTTCGACAACCCCGGCGGCGTGAACACCGTCAGGGCGCGGGGCGTGAGAATCCTCACCACCTCCGGCGGCACCGCCGCCCCGCTCTACGGCGAGGCGTACCCGGACGCGTCCGAGTACCCCGCCGGCCTGGCACCCGACACGGCCCCGGCCTTCGGCAGGTACGCCTTCCCCGCCGGCCAGGCGTACGTGGCGACGGCGCAGCCGGCCCACCGGGACGACTTCTACCCGGCCAACGGGACCACCCGGCCCACGGAGACCTACATCCCGGGCGCCGGCACGGTCTACACGATCCAGTACGACCACCGGTTGGCACTCGTCGACTCCTCGGCCGTGACGGTCGGCTGA
- a CDS encoding beta-1,3-glucanase family protein: MVSRRSFLAATGATGAAAVIAPVSSLLPQAAAAGVSLPLKLQNNSGQGSVYAYVSGSDSSGWPVFVTSDGAVHRLANPSSPVTPIADYSIALGASGSSVTVNLSNYVIGGRVWFSIGQKLQFFVNPGTVPGLVQPALVSADPNWNTNWTFCEFTFNSANLYANISYVDMVALPISMASTGASGNQSVSPLPTGALASIASGLQAQHAADGAPWDHLVVSNSSGGVLRVLSPSHAPVDFGGYWDDYLNRVWSHYAGTSLTVNGQGSIGAYSGKVSGSAIVFSGLNDNGVAFTKPSAVDIFGCASGPLYNSGADARGAVAARLAAAINRSSLLVSGGNNQPDGVTASQYYQDPITNHYARLVHQYASIGYAFPYDDVGPTGQAPVDGHIQDGAPTSWTVSLGAGAGSGTGGTGGTGTGTSAYSTIRASSYAGQSGVQTETTTDSGGGQDVGYISNGDWLKFSSVNFGSSSPNQFVARLASGAAAGISGAIQVRLDSTGGTKVAEIDFANNGGWQNWQTVPANMVASATGVHDVYLVFAGSTSDFVNINWFSFTS; this comes from the coding sequence GTGGTTTCCCGACGTTCGTTTCTCGCCGCAACCGGTGCCACCGGTGCCGCGGCCGTAATCGCGCCCGTGTCGTCGCTGCTACCGCAGGCCGCCGCAGCGGGTGTCTCGCTGCCGCTGAAACTCCAGAACAACTCCGGCCAGGGCAGCGTGTACGCCTACGTCTCCGGGTCGGACAGCAGCGGCTGGCCGGTGTTCGTCACCTCCGACGGCGCCGTGCACCGGCTGGCCAACCCGTCCTCGCCGGTGACCCCCATCGCCGACTACTCCATCGCCCTCGGCGCCTCCGGCTCCTCGGTGACGGTGAACCTCTCGAACTACGTCATCGGCGGCCGGGTCTGGTTCTCGATCGGCCAGAAGCTCCAGTTCTTCGTCAACCCCGGCACCGTGCCCGGGCTGGTGCAGCCGGCGCTGGTCAGCGCCGACCCGAACTGGAACACCAACTGGACGTTCTGCGAGTTCACCTTCAACAGCGCCAACCTCTACGCCAACATCAGCTACGTGGACATGGTCGCGCTGCCCATCTCGATGGCCAGCACCGGCGCTTCCGGCAACCAGTCGGTCAGCCCGCTGCCCACCGGCGCGCTGGCGTCCATCGCCTCGGGCCTCCAGGCGCAGCACGCCGCCGACGGCGCCCCGTGGGACCACCTCGTGGTCAGCAACTCCTCCGGCGGGGTGCTGCGGGTGCTCTCGCCCTCGCACGCGCCGGTGGACTTCGGCGGCTACTGGGACGACTACCTCAACCGGGTCTGGAGCCACTACGCCGGCACCTCGCTGACCGTCAACGGCCAGGGCAGCATCGGCGCGTACTCCGGCAAGGTGTCCGGCAGCGCGATCGTGTTCTCCGGACTCAATGACAACGGTGTCGCGTTCACCAAGCCCAGCGCCGTGGACATCTTCGGCTGCGCGTCGGGCCCGCTCTACAACTCCGGCGCGGACGCCCGCGGCGCGGTGGCCGCCCGGCTGGCCGCCGCGATCAACCGCAGCAGCCTGCTGGTCTCCGGCGGGAACAACCAGCCCGACGGCGTGACCGCGTCGCAGTACTACCAGGACCCGATCACCAACCACTACGCGCGCCTGGTGCACCAGTACGCGAGCATCGGCTACGCGTTCCCGTACGACGACGTCGGCCCCACCGGCCAGGCGCCGGTCGACGGCCACATCCAGGACGGCGCCCCCACGTCGTGGACGGTCTCCCTGGGCGCGGGGGCCGGTTCGGGCACGGGCGGCACCGGTGGCACCGGTACCGGCACCAGCGCCTACAGCACCATCAGGGCCTCGTCGTACGCCGGGCAGAGCGGTGTCCAGACCGAGACCACCACCGACTCCGGCGGCGGCCAGGACGTCGGCTACATCTCCAACGGCGACTGGCTGAAGTTCTCGTCCGTCAACTTCGGTTCGTCGTCGCCGAACCAGTTCGTGGCCCGGCTGGCCTCCGGCGCGGCCGCGGGCATCAGCGGCGCGATCCAGGTCCGGCTGGACAGCACCGGCGGCACGAAGGTCGCCGAGATCGACTTCGCCAACAACGGCGGCTGGCAGAACTGGCAGACGGTCCCCGCCAACATGGTCGCCTCCGCGACCGGCGTCCACGACGTCTACCTGGTCTTCGCCGGCAGCACGTCGGACTTCGTCAACATCAACTGGTTCAGCTTCACCAGCTGA
- a CDS encoding amidase yields MTDLMAELLAMPARRIARAVRDGELSPVEIAEATAARIDRLDASLHAFCTRADEVMLRQARALQRRLARGEPVGALAGVPLAVKDLIATRGIRTAAGTPAYRDFVPDEDDVVVRRAVAAGALVAGKTNVSELGYGGVGHNPVFPTTRNPWNPALTSGGSSAGSAVAVATGMTPLALGSDGGGSVRSPASFCGVVGIKPSMGRVPLYPGCRDPRFPGLSGWESVEHIGPLARGVDDAALLLSVIAGPDPRDRHSIPCGDVDWGTAAHGDVRGLRIGFSEDWGHARVDPRVREVLRGAARVFEDTLGCHVEEVDVPWGRETLDVYATIVAHDTDLTGMRDLVRRHGDRMSPHLVELVRRDWRGAEFTDALMARQRLCNQVWPLMERYDLLLTPVVAVPPFAVGRRGPETIDGHPAAPEDWSPFTFVANLTGLPAASVPAALTPDGLPVGVHLLGGHLADAVVLRAAACFEAAVRAPTWLGRRAAAV; encoded by the coding sequence ATGACGGACCTCATGGCGGAGTTGCTCGCGATGCCGGCGCGCCGCATCGCCCGGGCGGTCCGCGACGGCGAACTCTCGCCGGTGGAGATCGCCGAGGCCACCGCCGCCCGCATCGACCGGCTGGACGCGTCCCTGCACGCCTTCTGCACCCGCGCCGACGAGGTCATGCTCCGGCAGGCCCGCGCGCTCCAGCGGCGGCTGGCGCGCGGCGAGCCGGTCGGCGCGCTCGCCGGCGTGCCGCTCGCGGTGAAGGACCTGATCGCCACCCGGGGCATCCGCACCGCCGCGGGCACCCCGGCCTACCGGGACTTCGTCCCCGACGAGGACGACGTCGTGGTCCGGCGCGCGGTGGCCGCGGGCGCGCTCGTCGCGGGCAAGACGAACGTCTCCGAACTCGGCTACGGCGGCGTGGGCCACAACCCGGTCTTCCCCACCACCCGCAACCCGTGGAACCCCGCGCTCACCTCCGGGGGTTCGTCGGCCGGTTCCGCGGTCGCCGTCGCCACCGGCATGACCCCGCTGGCCCTCGGCAGCGACGGCGGCGGATCGGTGCGCTCGCCCGCGTCGTTCTGCGGGGTGGTCGGGATCAAGCCCTCGATGGGCCGGGTGCCGCTGTACCCCGGCTGCCGCGATCCGCGCTTCCCGGGGCTGTCGGGCTGGGAGTCGGTGGAGCACATCGGGCCGCTGGCCCGCGGCGTCGACGACGCGGCGCTGCTGCTGTCGGTGATCGCCGGTCCGGACCCGCGCGACCGCCACTCCATCCCGTGCGGCGACGTCGACTGGGGCACCGCGGCGCACGGCGACGTCCGCGGGCTGCGGATCGGCTTCTCCGAGGACTGGGGCCACGCGCGGGTCGACCCCCGGGTGCGGGAGGTGCTGCGCGGCGCGGCGCGGGTGTTCGAGGACACCCTCGGCTGCCACGTCGAGGAGGTCGACGTCCCCTGGGGGCGCGAGACCCTCGACGTGTACGCGACCATCGTCGCCCACGACACCGACCTCACCGGCATGCGGGACCTCGTCCGGCGCCACGGCGACCGGATGTCCCCGCACCTGGTCGAACTGGTCCGACGCGACTGGCGCGGGGCGGAGTTCACGGACGCGCTCATGGCCCGGCAACGGCTGTGCAACCAGGTGTGGCCGCTGATGGAGCGCTACGACCTGCTCCTGACCCCCGTCGTCGCGGTACCGCCCTTCGCGGTCGGGCGGCGCGGGCCCGAGACGATCGACGGCCACCCGGCGGCCCCCGAGGACTGGAGCCCGTTCACCTTCGTCGCCAACCTCACGGGGCTGCCGGCCGCTTCGGTACCCGCCGCCCTCACCCCGGACGGGCTGCCCGTCGGCGTCCACCTGCTCGGGGGCCACCTGGCCGACGCGGTGGTCCTGCGGGCGGCGGCCTGCTTCGAGGCGGCCGTGCGGGCCCCGACGTGGCTCGGCCGCCGCGCGGCCGCCGTGTGA
- a CDS encoding GntR family transcriptional regulator, with product MRRDARAGAGRAAGSRMPALWLGLLATGFEGSARAAVLARLRSVILAGLVPPGAPINVDDVADRLLISRVPVREALRTLITEGLVEHEERGGFSVCHVTRDELSELYTVREALERAALRAAVERATADDDAAVRRAYDDLTSSIDAHDGRGHQRGSKAFHFAMVRACGMRRLVGTLEQAWNLTLPAQPMAYLSPRGRRALHEEHRAMAEAFAARDTDGLLTLSALHYRRNQHIVRDLPEDSRLRPD from the coding sequence GTGCGCCGTGACGCCCGGGCCGGAGCGGGCCGCGCGGCCGGGAGCCGGATGCCCGCGCTGTGGCTGGGCCTGCTCGCCACCGGCTTCGAGGGCAGCGCGCGGGCGGCGGTGCTGGCCCGGCTGAGGTCGGTCATCCTCGCCGGCCTGGTCCCGCCGGGCGCTCCCATCAACGTCGACGACGTCGCCGACCGCCTCCTGATCAGCCGCGTCCCGGTCCGGGAGGCGCTCAGGACCTTGATCACCGAGGGGCTCGTCGAGCACGAGGAGCGCGGCGGCTTCAGCGTCTGCCACGTCACGCGCGACGAGCTGTCGGAGCTGTACACGGTCCGCGAAGCGCTGGAGCGGGCGGCCCTGCGCGCGGCGGTGGAGCGCGCCACGGCCGACGACGACGCCGCGGTCCGCAGGGCCTACGACGACCTCACGTCGTCCATCGACGCGCACGACGGCCGCGGCCACCAGCGCGGGAGCAAGGCGTTCCACTTCGCGATGGTGCGCGCGTGCGGCATGCGCCGCCTGGTCGGGACGCTCGAACAGGCGTGGAACCTGACGCTGCCCGCCCAGCCGATGGCGTACCTGTCGCCGCGGGGCCGGCGGGCCCTGCACGAGGAACACCGGGCCATGGCCGAGGCGTTCGCCGCCCGTGACACGGACGGGCTCCTCACACTCAGCGCGCTGCACTACCGGCGCAACCAGCACATCGTCAGGGACCTGCCGGAGGACTCCAGGCTGCGTCCCGATTAG
- a CDS encoding TIGR03619 family F420-dependent LLM class oxidoreductase, which yields MKVGFALPQFHQQAFEVARAAEFARAAESAGAASLWVGDRNLAAVRPSVGYGGQGTTIPAELNPAADPFTLLAVAAGATAHVALGSHVLVAPLYPPVQLARSLTTIDRISGGRLLPGFGVGWSPEEYEAAGLDFTTRGARMDETLDALDAIWTQDPAGYRGNHLSVPLHHAPLKPARRPRPPFYLGGQSPRALRRVARRADGWLPFCVVPSWLDLDGLERQRAFVDAAAREAGREPSAIDSVLRVNIDAGTPSDRVADAVRTVGERTGIDHVMIDTTYSDEGVDQALERVSRILEGVRRG from the coding sequence GTGAAGGTCGGATTCGCCCTGCCCCAGTTCCACCAGCAGGCTTTCGAGGTCGCACGGGCGGCCGAGTTCGCGCGCGCGGCCGAGTCGGCGGGCGCGGCCAGCCTGTGGGTGGGCGACCGCAACCTCGCCGCGGTCCGGCCGAGCGTCGGCTACGGCGGTCAGGGGACCACCATCCCCGCCGAGCTGAACCCCGCGGCAGATCCCTTCACCTTGCTGGCGGTCGCCGCCGGCGCCACCGCGCACGTCGCCCTCGGCAGCCACGTGCTGGTCGCCCCGCTCTACCCGCCGGTGCAACTGGCCAGGTCGCTGACGACCATCGACCGGATCAGCGGGGGCCGCCTGCTGCCGGGCTTCGGCGTCGGCTGGTCACCGGAGGAGTACGAAGCCGCCGGCCTCGACTTCACCACGCGCGGCGCCCGGATGGACGAGACCCTCGACGCGCTCGACGCGATCTGGACGCAGGACCCGGCCGGGTACCGCGGGAACCACCTGTCCGTCCCCCTGCACCACGCGCCGCTCAAACCGGCTCGCCGGCCCCGCCCGCCCTTCTACCTCGGCGGGCAGTCCCCACGCGCGCTGCGGCGGGTCGCCCGCCGCGCCGACGGGTGGCTGCCGTTCTGCGTGGTGCCGAGCTGGCTCGACCTCGACGGGCTCGAACGGCAGCGGGCGTTCGTGGACGCGGCCGCCCGGGAGGCGGGCCGCGAGCCGTCCGCCATCGACAGCGTGCTGCGCGTCAACATCGATGCGGGCACCCCGTCCGACCGGGTCGCCGACGCCGTCAGGACCGTGGGGGAGCGCACCGGCATCGACCACGTCATGATCGACACGACCTACAGCGACGAGGGCGTCGACCAGGCGCTGGAGCGCGTGTCGCGGATCCTGGAGGGCGTACGGAGGGGCTGA
- the pepN gene encoding aminopeptidase N — MSALLRDEAELRARLLDVSSYAVTLDLTRGEEGFRSTAVIRFACAEPGAASFVDIDPGALLRAELNGHPLDPATLDGGRLPLPGLAAANELLVEADMPYSRTAEGLHRFTDPADGEVYVYTACAPDLAAKVFACFDQPDLKAPFTFTVAAPEGWTVAGNGATSRLPDGRWQVGDIGPISSYLTTVVAGPLHVVRAEHDGIPLALYARRSLAAELDREAPELFELTSASLDRLHQLFDVRYPFGGYDQAFLPELNWAAMESPGCVTFEDRMLFRSAPTDAQRALRAVVVCHEMAHMWFGNLVTLGWWDDVWLNESFAEVLGYRIAAEATRYTGAWTLFSARKSWGYDADQRPTTHPVAATGAASVAEALSNFDGISYAKGASALHQLMHRLGDKAFFAGLNTYFARHARGNASLSDFIDALASAAGPQVPEWADTWLRTTGVDVLRVEVEEAADGTVASAALVNDGSRPHRVRVGVHGWDGAALVPGRPLDADVAPGGRTALPELAGAPRPALLLPNDGDLTWARVRLDDRSAATVTASLSAVADESGRAVLWEHLRDLTRGAELPAAAYLDLVAAHLPAESSDSIVASVLDFSRDHVAARYLDPAERPAALVLLGDAAHGVLGRPGAGRGLRIAALRGVIATATGEDRLARLTAWLDGRDQPEGLAFDANLRWAALSRLAAAGAAGEDRIAAELARDPSDTGELGAARARAALPDPAAKERAWQRLFTPGALTTPLLTATAEGFWLSGTPELRQDYVRRYFEQVPAAAEERGDAVAEALGRRLFPATEAHPATLAAARECLARTDLTPTLRRHLADGLDDLHRTLAHHRP, encoded by the coding sequence ATGTCCGCCCTCCTCCGCGACGAGGCCGAGCTGCGCGCGCGCCTGCTCGACGTCTCGTCCTACGCCGTCACCCTGGACCTCACCCGCGGCGAGGAGGGCTTCCGCAGCACCGCGGTGATCCGCTTCGCCTGCGCGGAGCCCGGCGCCGCGTCCTTCGTGGACATCGACCCCGGGGCGCTGCTGCGCGCCGAGCTGAACGGCCACCCGCTGGACCCCGCCACCCTCGACGGCGGCCGCCTCCCGCTGCCCGGACTGGCCGCCGCCAACGAGCTGCTGGTCGAGGCCGACATGCCGTACTCGCGTACCGCCGAGGGCCTGCACCGCTTCACCGACCCGGCCGACGGCGAGGTGTACGTCTACACGGCGTGCGCCCCCGACCTCGCCGCGAAGGTCTTCGCCTGCTTCGACCAGCCGGACCTGAAGGCGCCCTTCACCTTCACCGTCGCCGCCCCCGAGGGCTGGACCGTGGCCGGCAACGGCGCCACGAGCCGCCTGCCCGACGGCCGTTGGCAGGTCGGCGACATCGGCCCGATCTCCAGCTACCTCACCACGGTGGTCGCCGGACCCCTGCACGTCGTGCGCGCCGAACACGACGGCATCCCGCTCGCCCTGTACGCCCGTCGTTCACTCGCCGCCGAACTCGACCGCGAAGCACCGGAGTTGTTCGAGCTGACCAGCGCGTCGCTGGACCGCCTGCACCAACTGTTCGACGTGCGCTACCCGTTCGGCGGGTATGACCAGGCGTTCCTGCCCGAGCTCAACTGGGCGGCGATGGAGAGCCCGGGCTGCGTCACCTTCGAGGACCGGATGCTCTTCCGCTCCGCGCCGACCGACGCGCAGCGCGCGCTGCGGGCCGTGGTCGTCTGCCACGAGATGGCCCACATGTGGTTCGGCAACCTGGTCACCCTGGGCTGGTGGGACGACGTGTGGCTGAACGAGTCCTTCGCCGAGGTGCTCGGCTACCGGATCGCGGCCGAGGCCACCCGCTACACCGGCGCCTGGACGCTCTTCTCCGCCCGCAAGAGCTGGGGATACGACGCCGACCAGCGCCCCACCACCCACCCCGTCGCCGCCACCGGGGCCGCGTCCGTCGCCGAGGCGCTGTCCAACTTCGACGGGATCTCCTACGCCAAGGGCGCCTCGGCCCTGCACCAGCTCATGCACCGGCTGGGCGACAAGGCGTTCTTCGCCGGCCTCAACACCTACTTCGCGCGGCACGCCCGGGGCAACGCGAGCCTGTCCGACTTCATCGACGCGCTGGCGTCCGCCGCCGGGCCGCAGGTGCCGGAGTGGGCCGACACGTGGCTGCGCACCACCGGCGTCGACGTCCTCCGCGTCGAGGTCGAGGAGGCGGCGGACGGCACCGTCGCCTCGGCCGCGCTCGTCAACGACGGCAGCCGTCCGCACCGGGTACGGGTCGGCGTCCACGGATGGGACGGCGCTGCGCTGGTGCCCGGCCGGCCGCTGGACGCCGACGTCGCGCCCGGGGGCCGTACCGCCCTGCCCGAACTGGCCGGCGCCCCGCGCCCCGCGCTGCTCCTGCCCAATGACGGCGACCTGACGTGGGCGCGGGTCCGGCTCGACGACCGCTCGGCGGCCACCGTGACCGCCTCGCTGTCCGCCGTCGCCGACGAGTCCGGCCGCGCCGTCCTGTGGGAGCACCTCCGCGACCTCACCCGCGGCGCCGAACTCCCCGCCGCCGCCTACCTGGACCTGGTCGCCGCGCACCTCCCGGCCGAGAGTTCGGACAGCATCGTGGCCTCGGTGCTGGACTTCTCCCGCGACCACGTCGCCGCCCGCTACCTCGACCCGGCCGAGCGGCCCGCCGCGCTCGTCCTGCTCGGCGACGCCGCGCACGGCGTGCTCGGCCGCCCCGGCGCCGGGCGCGGGCTGCGGATCGCCGCCCTGCGCGGTGTGATCGCCACCGCGACGGGTGAGGACCGGCTGGCCCGGCTCACCGCCTGGCTGGACGGCCGCGACCAGCCGGAGGGCCTCGCCTTCGACGCGAACCTGCGCTGGGCCGCGCTGTCCCGGCTCGCCGCGGCCGGGGCGGCGGGGGAGGACCGGATCGCGGCCGAACTCGCGCGCGACCCCAGCGACACCGGCGAGCTGGGCGCGGCCCGCGCCCGCGCCGCGCTGCCGGACCCCGCCGCGAAGGAACGGGCCTGGCAGCGGCTGTTCACCCCGGGCGCGCTCACCACGCCGCTGCTGACCGCGACCGCCGAGGGCTTCTGGCTCTCCGGCACGCCGGAACTCCGACAGGACTACGTGCGGCGGTACTTCGAGCAGGTCCCGGCCGCCGCCGAGGAGCGCGGCGACGCGGTCGCCGAGGCACTCGGCCGCCGCCTGTTCCCGGCGACCGAGGCCCACCCGGCCACCCTCGCCGCGGCGCGGGAGTGCCTGGCCCGCACCGACCTGACCCCGACCCTGCGCCGCCACCTGGCCGACGGCCTCGACGACCTCCACCGCACCCTCGCCCACCACCGCCCCTGA
- a CDS encoding zinc-binding dehydrogenase, producing MKAVTIRTFGDPAGLEVVDLPEPEPGPGQVRVATEAIGVGGVDAVIRRGTLAGYGFRPGHLLGSEVAGSVTAVGEGVDPAWTGRRVWAFTGLSGGYAEHTVAAVDDVLPLPDGLTGVDAVALGGSGVVAHFALDRGRLRPGEAVLVRGAAGSIGITAVQLAARGGAGVVAVTTSSPERGARLRELGATHVLDRSGEGGPDAPAGYDVLVDVVGGPQLPSFFDRLNPNGRFVSVGVVGGQPPADFGMRLMEVFRRSLSFATFSSDTVPAPERQAVRSAQFADAARGDLRTVVHDVLPLEDAAAAHRAMDAGEVFGRVVLTP from the coding sequence ATGAAAGCCGTCACGATCAGGACGTTCGGAGACCCCGCGGGTCTGGAGGTCGTCGACCTCCCGGAGCCGGAGCCCGGTCCGGGACAGGTGCGGGTCGCCACGGAGGCGATCGGGGTGGGCGGCGTGGACGCCGTCATCCGCCGGGGGACGCTCGCCGGCTACGGCTTCCGGCCGGGCCACCTCCTCGGCAGCGAGGTCGCGGGGAGCGTCACCGCGGTGGGAGAGGGCGTGGACCCCGCGTGGACGGGGCGGCGGGTCTGGGCGTTCACCGGCCTGTCCGGCGGGTACGCGGAGCACACCGTCGCCGCCGTCGACGACGTCCTTCCGCTGCCCGACGGCCTGACCGGCGTCGACGCGGTCGCCCTGGGCGGCTCCGGGGTGGTCGCGCACTTCGCGCTGGACCGCGGCCGCCTGCGTCCCGGCGAGGCGGTGCTCGTCCGCGGCGCGGCGGGGAGCATCGGGATCACGGCGGTCCAGCTCGCGGCGCGAGGGGGCGCCGGGGTGGTCGCCGTCACCACGTCGTCACCGGAACGCGGCGCCCGCCTGCGGGAGTTGGGCGCGACGCACGTCCTGGACCGCTCCGGCGAGGGCGGTCCGGACGCGCCGGCGGGCTACGACGTGCTGGTCGACGTCGTGGGAGGCCCCCAACTCCCCTCGTTCTTCGACCGCTTGAATCCCAACGGACGGTTCGTGTCCGTCGGCGTGGTCGGCGGGCAGCCGCCGGCGGACTTCGGCATGCGGCTGATGGAGGTCTTCCGCAGGTCGCTGTCGTTCGCCACCTTCAGCTCCGACACCGTGCCGGCTCCCGAACGGCAGGCCGTACGCTCCGCCCAGTTCGCCGACGCCGCGCGCGGCGACCTGCGCACCGTCGTGCACGACGTGCTGCCCCTGGAGGACGCGGCAGCGGCCCACCGCGCGATGGACGCGGGCGAGGTCTTCGGCCGGGTGGTCCTGACCCCCTGA
- a CDS encoding TetR/AcrR family transcriptional regulator has translation MTAHLPHAPRSDARDNRARILEAARSVFSEQGLSAPMREVARHAAVGPATLYRHFPTKRELIAVTFADQRRACHAVVREALADPDPWQGFQSVIVRICELHARSRGFADAFMTAFPEAMDFAADREQTLRAVAELTRRAQRTGRLRAGFVVDDLVLMLMAHRGVQDAPAATRLAASRRFAAYMIEAFRATPPAEAPVPLPEAPRLSLAP, from the coding sequence ATGACCGCACATTTGCCTCACGCCCCGCGCTCCGACGCCCGGGACAACCGGGCCCGCATCCTGGAGGCCGCGCGCTCGGTGTTCAGCGAGCAGGGACTGAGCGCGCCCATGCGGGAGGTCGCCCGGCACGCGGCCGTCGGCCCCGCCACGCTGTACCGGCACTTCCCGACCAAGCGGGAGCTGATCGCGGTGACCTTCGCCGACCAGCGGCGGGCCTGCCACGCCGTCGTGCGCGAGGCCCTGGCCGACCCGGACCCGTGGCAGGGGTTCCAGAGCGTGATCGTGCGGATCTGCGAGCTCCACGCCCGCAGCCGGGGGTTCGCCGACGCCTTCATGACGGCGTTCCCCGAGGCCATGGACTTCGCCGCCGACCGGGAGCAGACCCTGCGGGCGGTCGCCGAGCTGACCCGGCGCGCGCAGCGGACCGGTCGGCTCCGCGCCGGCTTCGTCGTGGACGACCTGGTGCTGATGCTCATGGCGCACCGGGGCGTCCAGGACGCGCCGGCCGCCACCCGCCTCGCGGCGTCGCGCCGCTTCGCCGCCTACATGATCGAGGCGTTCCGGGCGACCCCGCCCGCGGAGGCGCCCGTACCGCTGCCGGAGGCGCCGCGCCTGAGCCTCGCGCCGTGA